From a single Brassica napus cultivar Da-Ae chromosome C9, Da-Ae, whole genome shotgun sequence genomic region:
- the LOC106413105 gene encoding glutathione S-transferase T3-like isoform X2 encodes MRLLVPSPPSPLSPPSPFSPLSPPSPLSPPSPLSPLSLTWKMDFNPFQDSANFVDLLNSQQNVVFGSQGSVSLSSSQPPFVASQRNDLPAERKERRTWTVTEDIVFISAWLNTNKDPIVGNEQRGDSFWIRVATYFSASPKVAESDKRGRTQCKQRWHKLNEAVCKFCGAYEAATREKSSGMNDNDVLKLAHEIYFNNHKKNFILEHAWNSLRNDQKWCQLSTEKNDSSSKRRKFVDGSHSVSSQMNENDAAVDGDEGRPLGVKAAKKRGKKAVVEGKEREDFDHMWELKKEDLILKQSLSKMNLLSQLLAKQGDLDDAEEVLKKKLIEALVSAGI; translated from the coding sequence ATGCGGCTTCTAGTTccttctcctccttctcctctATCTCCTCCTTCTCCTTTTTCTCCTTTATCTCCTCCTTCTCCTCTATCTCCTCcttctcctctttctcctctcTCCTTGACTTGGAAAATGGATTTCAATCCATTTCAGGACTCGGCAAATTTTGTTGACTTACTTAATAGTCAACAAAATGTTGTCTTTGGCAGTCAGGGAAGTGTTTCACTCTCTTCCTCGCAACCCCCGTTCGTAGCCAGTCAACGTAACGACCTTCCAGCTGAGCGTAAGGAACGAAGGACGTGGACGGTCACAGAAGATATAGTGTTTATTAGCGCGTGGTTGAACACGAACAAAGATCCGATTGTAGGCAATGAGCAAAGGGGAGACTCTTTCTGGATAAGAGTAGCAACATACTTCTCGGCTAGTCCCAAGGTTGCTGAGAGTGATAAAAGAGGGCGTACTCAATGCAAGCAACGTTGGCACAAGCTGAATGAAGCAGTTTGCAAGTTTTGTGGGGCGTATGAAGCAGCAACCAGAGAGAAAAGCAGTGGTATGAATGATAATGATGTTCTCAAATTAGCCCACGAAATCTACTTCAACAACCATAAAAAGAATTTCATACTTGAACATGCTTGGAACTCTCTTCGCAATGACCAGAAGTGGTGTCAACTCTCTACAGAGAAAAATGATAGCAGCTCCAAAAGGAGAAAGTTTGTGGATGGTTCACATTCTGTAAGCTCTCAGATGAATGAAAATGATGCTGCTGTAGATGGTGATGAAGGTCGTCCCTTGGGTGTTAAGGCGGCAAAAAAGCGTGGGAAGAAGGCGGTCGTTGAGGGGAAGGAGCGGGAAGATTTTGATCATATGTGGGAACTGAAGAAAGAGGATTTGATCCTGAAGCAATCGCTCTCGAAGATGAACCTACTTTCCCAACTTCTTGCAAAACAAGGAGACCTAGATGATGCAGAAGAAGttctgaagaagaagctcatAGAAGCGTTGGTGTCTGCAGGGATCTAA
- the LOC106413105 gene encoding putative nuclease HARBI1 isoform X1: MNKSLFMRIVDRLSNEVQYFQQTHDGLGRISLSPIQKCTAAIRVLAYGSAADTVDEYLRLGETTTRLCVEHFVEGIINLFSDEYLRRPTPAELQRLLHAGEYRGFPGMIGSIDCMHWEWKNCPTAWKGQYSRGSGKPTIVLEAVASYDLWIWHAFFGLPGTLNDINVLDRSPVFDDIIQGYAPNVTFSVNGRQYHMAYYLTDGIYPKWATFIQSISLPQAPKAVLFAQRQEAVRKDVERAFGVLQARFAIVKNPVLFWDKVKIGKIMRACIILHNMIVEDERDGYSLNHVSESFQGEENGSSHVDRDIDRDIPSNIANMMDARARIRDNPIHHQLKYDLVEHIWDKFGG; this comes from the coding sequence atgaacaagtcaTTGTTTATGCGCATTGTTGATCGTCTCTCCAACGAAGTTCAATACTTTCAACAAACGCATGATGGTCTCGGAAGGATCAGTCTCTCTCCCATTCAAAAGTGTACTGCagccattcgtgtcttggcataTGGTTCTGCGGCTGAtacggtcgacgaatacctccggctAGGTGAAACAACAACTCGGTTATGTGTGGAACATTTCGTGGAAGgaataataaatttgtttagcgatgagtacctaagaagaccaacaccggctgaacttcaacgtctacttcatGCTGGAGAGTACCGTGGATtccccgggatgataggaagcatcgattgtatgcattgggagtggaagaattgtcccaccgcttggaaagggcaatattctcgtggttcaggtaaaccaacaatcgttttagaAGCGGTTGCTTCATacgatctctggatatggcatgcattTTTTGGACTTCCAGGTacattaaatgatatcaatgttctcgatcgttcacctgtttttgatgacataattcAAGGTTATGCTCCGAATGTCACATTTTCTGTCAATGGAAGACAGTATCatatggcttactatctcaccgatggtatttatccgaaatgggcaacttttatccaatcaatTTCTTTACCACAAGCGccgaaagcagttttatttgctcagcgtcaagaagctgtccgaaaagatgtcgagcgtgcttttggagtcttgcaagctcgctttgccattgttaaaaatccggTGCTCTTTTGGGATAAAGTTAAAatagggaagattatgagagcatgtatcatactccataatatgatagtagaagacgaacgagatggatactcTCTAAATCATGTTTCAGAGTCTTTCCAAGGAGAAGAAaacggaagttcacatgttGATCGCGATATTGATAGAGATATCCCTTCAAATATCGCAAATATGATGGATGCTCGAGCAAGAATTCGTGATAACCCAATACATCACCAACTGAAATATGATTTAGTTGAGCATATATGGGATAAATTTGGCGGATGA
- the LOC106364161 gene encoding dof zinc finger protein DOF5.8-like: MPSDLNDSRRVTTKVPHGGAAAEQQEQLPCPRCESTNTKFCYYNNYNFSQPRHFCKSCRRYWTHGGTLRDIPVGGVSRKSSKRSRAFSSVAAGSRNFPLQATPVPFPPSSYGGGITAAKGNTSSLYGGFTTLLNNNAAASRHGPGGGFNGPGNGPDGFGLGLGHGSYFEEVRFGQGITVWPFSTGATDANVADTSHAAPVHATWQLEGLESKVGFVAGDYLAWD; this comes from the coding sequence atgcCTTCTGATCTCAACGACTCACGTCGAGTAACTACTAAGGTTCCTCACGGAGGAGCTGCGGCGGAGCAGCAAGAACAGCTCCCTTGTCCTCGCTGTGAATCAACCAACACAAAGTTCTGTTACTACAACAACTACAACTTCTCGCAGCCTCGCCATTTCTGCAAGTCTTGTCGCCGTTACTGGACTCATGGTGGTACTCTCCGTGACATTCCCGTCGGAGGCGTTTCCCGCAAAAGCTCTAAACGTTCTCGAGCTTTCTCCTCCGTCGCCGCCGGAAGCAGGAATTTCCCGTTACAAGCGACGCCTGTTCCTTTCCCTCCGTCTTCCTACGGTGGCGGCATCACGGCGGCTAAGGGGAACACATCGTCTCTCTACGGTGGTTTCACCACTTTGCTCAACAACAACGCCGCTGCAAGCAGACATGGGCCTGGTGGTGGTTTTAATGGGCCTGGTAATGGGCCGGATGGTTTTGGACTTGGGCTTGGTCATGGGTCGTATTTCGAGGAGGTCAGGTTTGGGCAAGGGATAACTGTCTGGCCCTTTTCAACTGGAGCTACTGATGCTAACGTAGCTGATACGAGCCATGCGGCTCCAGTACACGCTACTTGGCAGTTGGAAGGTCTTGAGAGCAAAGTTGGGTTCGTGGCTGGAGACTACTTGGCGTGGGACTGA
- the LOC111209326 gene encoding autophagy-related protein 101 isoform X2 — translation MNCEVCNLKELEVESFEIREVLRCILHTIVFHRALGLIRPKDIDLELFDITYVQCGEIEVEKKIDDKIEQFVTWIGKHPNKKSQPSWFTNKIERLYWEQWNINLSAFQPPTKPPVGKSHHSKLVMDPGEESEDISSRRTLLEQSLQEVLFQIIKFVNEKKDHVPPINDGVIYCPFEITFPSSSDSTFGMDMLKRMLHSGGHPSMLS, via the exons ATGAATTGCGAAGTTTGTAATCTGAAGGAATTG GAAGTGGAATCCTTCGAGATACGCGAGGTTCTACGCT GCATTCTACATACTATAGTCTTTCACCGAGCACTTGGTCTTATCCGCCCTAAAGATATCGATTTGGAGCTTTTTGACATCACTTAC GTACAATGTGGTGAAATAGAAGTGGAGAAGAAAATCGATGACAAGATTGAGCAGTTCGTTACCTGGATTGGCAAGCACCCCAACAAGAAAAGTCAG CCCTCTTGGTTCACTAATAAAATTGAACGGTTATACTGGGAACAATGGAATATCAATCTCAGTGCCTTTCAGCCGCCCACTAAACCTCCAGTTGGAAAGTCCCACCACTCTAAACTAGTTATGGACCCTGGag AGGAGTCTGAGGATATAAGTTCACGTAGGACACTGCTTGAGCAATCCCTTCAAGAAGTCTTGTTCCAAATCATTAAATTCGTCAATGAGAAAAAAGATCACGTTCCTCCTATCAACGATGGTGTTATCTACTGCCCCTTTGAGATCACTTTCCCTAG cTCATCTGACTCGACCTTTGGGATGGATATGCTCAAGAGGATGCTCCACAGTGGTGGTCATCCATCTATGCTCAGTTGA
- the LOC111209326 gene encoding autophagy-related protein 101 isoform X1: MNCEVCNLKELEVESFEIREVLRCILHTIVFHRALGLIRPKDIDLELFDITYVQCGEIEVEKKIDDKIEQFVTWIGKHPNKKSQICLTFYEVKTKQPSWFTNKIERLYWEQWNINLSAFQPPTKPPVGKSHHSKLVMDPGEESEDISSRRTLLEQSLQEVLFQIIKFVNEKKDHVPPINDGVIYCPFEITFPSSSDSTFGMDMLKRMLHSGGHPSMLS, translated from the exons ATGAATTGCGAAGTTTGTAATCTGAAGGAATTG GAAGTGGAATCCTTCGAGATACGCGAGGTTCTACGCT GCATTCTACATACTATAGTCTTTCACCGAGCACTTGGTCTTATCCGCCCTAAAGATATCGATTTGGAGCTTTTTGACATCACTTAC GTACAATGTGGTGAAATAGAAGTGGAGAAGAAAATCGATGACAAGATTGAGCAGTTCGTTACCTGGATTGGCAAGCACCCCAACAAGAAAAGTCAG ATATGTCTAACGTTTTATGAAGTCAAAACCAAACAGCCCTCTTGGTTCACTAATAAAATTGAACGGTTATACTGGGAACAATGGAATATCAATCTCAGTGCCTTTCAGCCGCCCACTAAACCTCCAGTTGGAAAGTCCCACCACTCTAAACTAGTTATGGACCCTGGag AGGAGTCTGAGGATATAAGTTCACGTAGGACACTGCTTGAGCAATCCCTTCAAGAAGTCTTGTTCCAAATCATTAAATTCGTCAATGAGAAAAAAGATCACGTTCCTCCTATCAACGATGGTGTTATCTACTGCCCCTTTGAGATCACTTTCCCTAG cTCATCTGACTCGACCTTTGGGATGGATATGCTCAAGAGGATGCTCCACAGTGGTGGTCATCCATCTATGCTCAGTTGA